The Drosophila bipectinata strain 14024-0381.07 chromosome 3L, DbipHiC1v2, whole genome shotgun sequence region aatattttatacatttgtATGTGATCGTTGATCGAGTCACTAAAACACTTTGGCAGCACAAATAAAAGCATTCGTATAAACATTGTTTAAAGAATTACTAAAGCTGACATCAATCGGCTTTAATATTCCAGGCAATTCTAGTCTGTTGAACggaataatttgtttctacaAACTTCCGCTTGTTAAGTTTTTAGCAGACCTTTGGATCGCAAAACATGAAGTACATTTTAACGATGTATTACATTGTCATTCTATTTCTTTCAAAGTGCAAACCAAGTGTAAGGTGACTATTTCTAGGCAGTATGAATTTCTTGCCTGAAGACTGCCTTTCAGGACTTTTTCAAATTCAAGTTGGCGAATGTGAACTGAAAGAGTCTCAATGAGTCCTGGGTGAGGATCAACCAGTGCCGCTTGAAGGCCATTAGTCGCAACCGCACTGTCTTTAATTTTAACGGAACCCTGATGTATCCAACCAAGGACATTTGGGTTAACTATCGAATGTTTAAGAGGGAGAGTGGCTTCAAGCCATGGCTGCTCAATATAAACCTAGATTGCTGTCAGTTTCTCAGGAAGCCCTACAACGGCATCGGTATAATTGTCTATAATATGTACCGAAACTTTTCAAATGTGAATCACACTTGTCCGCTCTATGTAAGTTTTTAACTTgaactataaatttttaaatttctaaacTCTTTCTGCTTTAAGGGCGTCATACTCATTAAGGGCATGTACCTGCGAACTGAGGTCTTGAGACTTCCGTTTCCCACCGGATATTATATGCTGGCCACTATATGGTCCTTCCATTCCAAACCTCAAATCGCGGCCAACATAAGCTTTGAATTTGTCGAGGACCTAATATAAAACccatttgaaaattataatggaTTGGAGACAGATTCAGCTCAGTAACTacaattgaaatttggaataCAAATTCCGTCCATAGTTCGTTAGACaaagtaattaattttaaattgtaaagcCATTATAAAACAATGAATTTTTATATGAgtaaagcttttatttttcgtATACAGAGTTTAATTAACTTTTAGTGGACTTTTGAGTTTGAAACCATGAAGTACCCTTTATCGGTCAATTCCGCTCTCATGATATTATTCATTTTGAACTGCAGACTGAATGTGAGGTCACCACTTTTTGAACTCTCGAGTCGTtcgaataaaatttattttcaggaCTCTgtaaaactgaaactgaggtCTTGAGATTCCCATTTTCCACCGGATGACTTGATATAGTGATAGGTATTAAGTCTTCTATTTTGTGATTGTAAAATCTTATTCCTGTTAATTGCTGAAAAtagttataattattttgttaaatatatgGTCGAAAATGAGGGAAAAACACAATGGATTCACAATGTAGGGATTCCATTTCCggtcattaaaataaaaccaaaaatccaaattattttaattagaagCTCTGGTTTTCACTTTAGTACCCCTTTGAGTTCAAAGTCATGAAGTACTTTCTATCGTTTTCTACCGTTCTTCTGATTATAATCGTTTTTAACCTAAGACCATATGTAAGATACCTTTTTGCGAAAGTCTTACTGCACTCAAGGACTAATTTGCAGGACTCTTCTAAAATAAGGTGGACGAACGCAAAGTGTATCAGTTTCAACCAGTCCTGGGTGCGGATCAACCAATGCCGCTTGAAGGCGTTAAAACGCGATATGACTGTGTTCAACTTTAATGCCACATTTCTGCATCCCACCAAGGATATTGAGGCCCGCTTCCGTGTCTTCAAGAGGGAGAATGGCTACAAGCCCTGGCTCATCAACATGAAGTACGATTGTTGTCGCTTCCTGAGGAGGCCCTATGATACCTTtggcattttaatttataaattgtaCAAGGATTTTTCAAACATCAACCACACCTGTCCGTTGCATGTAAGGTTGAAGATGCTTGAAAAGTGTAttgtttatatgtatatatttgtattgtttttttaggGTGATATACTCATTCAAGGGATGTATCTTCGAACTGATCTCTTAAATCTTCCGATGCCCACAGgaaactttttgttttcgaCCTATTGGTACTTTTACGAAAAGCCTCAATTCGAAGTCAATGTTAGTTTTGAATTCATTGAGAACTTGATTTAAGCAtcgtataaaaaatatgtataattaaaaatttgagaagcttataaaaaccaaactttaaattggtttttaaaaaattatttcaagcCATTAAACGTTTTAATACTTTGAGAGGAAACATTATATTTAGTTGCCAAACAAAAGTCATGGGAAGAGGTGTGAAAGCTCTGGCTGTTTTGTCACTTTTTCTCTCAATCAGATGTTGTGTAAGTTTTGTATGTAGTAAGTACGATTCAAAaccattttaatttaaagctcTAGTTTTCACTTTAGTAGCCCTTTGAGCTCAAAGTAATGAAATATCCTTTTCTACGGTACTTTAGACTATAATCTTTTTTATCTTTAGACCATATGTAAGATATCTTTTTGAAGAAGTCCTTCACTGCCGAGTTGTTTTCCAGGACTCTACCAAAATAAGGTGGACGAACGCAAAGTGTATAAGTTTGAACCAGTCCTGGGTGCGGATCAACCAATGCCGCTTGAAGGCGATCAAACGCGATATGACTGTGTTCAACTTTAATGCCACATTTCTGCATCCCACCAAGGACATTGAGGCCCGCTACCGTGTCTTCAAGAGGGAGAATGGCTACAAGCCCTGGCTCATCAACATGAAGTACGATTGTTGCCGCTTCCTGAGGAGGCCCTATGACACTTTTGGCATTTTCATTTATAAGTTGTACAAGGATTTTTCAAACATCAACCACACCTGTCCGTTGCATGTGAGGTTGAAGACGCTTGAAAAgtgtattatttataaatatttgtactGTTTGTTTTAGGGTGATATACTCATTCAAGGCTTTTATCTTCGAACTGATCTCTTCAAACTTCCGATGCCCACTGGAGACTTTTTGCTATCGACCTATTGGTACTTTTACGGAAAGCCTCAATTCGAAGTCAATGTTAGTTTTGAATTCATTGAGAACTTGATTTAAacattctataaaaaatatgtataattaaaataatagccaaactttaaattggtttttaaaaaaatatttcaagccattaaacattttaattctTTGAGAGCAAGCATTATATTTAGTTTCAACACAAAAGTCATGGGAAGAGGTGTGGAAGCTCTGGCTGTTTTGTCACTTATACTCTCAATCAGGTTTTGTGTAAGTTTTCCTTATTTCTTATTAATATATCTTAACAATTGGATGCTTTTGAAGGACTCGGTCACTTTCAAGCTGACTAATGTCAGGTGCGAATCCTACAACAAGTCCTGGGTACTAATTAATGAGTGTCGTCTGAAGGCCATAAACAGACACCGGATTGTCTTCAATTTCAATGCAACTTTCATACATCCAACGAGGAATATCTTTGTGTTCTACCAGATGTTTAAGCGGGAAAGTGGCTATAAGCCTTGGCTGTTTAAATATTCAATAGATTGTTGCCGCTTCCTGAAGGCCCCCTTTAATCCTTTCGCCATTATGGTTTACGATCTTTACAAGGACTTTTCCAACGTCAATCACACCTGTCCACTCTTCGTAAGTTTATTAGGAGGAAATCGAAAATTATCTgtgaatttttaaacttaaactcAATCCATCAGGGTGACATTTTGATAAGGGGAATGTATCTCTCAACTGCAGTGAAAATTCCACCCTTTCCCACGGGCAACTATATGCTGTCATCGGTTTGGAGTTTTTATGGAAATCCCCAATTTGGGGTTAATATTAGTTTTGATTTTGTGGAAAATCTTGTAAAATAAGtgttgaaaattaaaatatatgaaGGAATTTCCTCCGAAAAGTCAAAATTGGTATTTTCATTAAACTTACATTAAACTGAATACACCCTTGGGCTCaacgagtaccgggtattaatACATATGCCACGTTCCAGGAATGTGATCGAAGCACGAAATTATACAAGAGTAGTACTCATTGGGCTTTGTTATTAAAAAACCATTAGTAGAAAAACTGTGAttgaaaatcaaattaatgagACCTAGGCACCCACTATtccataaaattataaataatatgtatttgaagttttttcaataaaactgAAGAGTTTTTCGAAAGACAAGTATCATGCGGTTGGTTTTAACCATTTTAGGAGTTATTACTCTCTACGCCCTCTGTTTCCGGCCAACAGtaagcttaaaaaataaataaaaattaattatgtaAGTCTGTTGTTAATTTGTAGGATTCGGTCGTTTTTAAAATGACTAACGTGGAGTGTGGCAGCTATAACAAGTCCTGGGTGCGGATAAATACGTGTCGCTTGAAGGCGGTGGGGCGTAACAGAGTTTTGTTTAACTTTAACGCAACTTTCCTCCATCCCACCAAAAATATTACGACCCATTACCAGCTCTTTAAACGGGCGAGTGGTTATAAGCCCTGGATGGTAAACGTGAAGATCGACGGCTGTCGCTTCATGCGCCGCCCATACGATGCTGTTggtattttaatgtttaatatttacaaGCGGTTCTCCAACATCAATCATACATGCCCCTTTGAGGTAAGCTCCCTCCTGAAACCCTAATCTTTTCGgaagttatttttttcaatttcgaaAGGGTCATCTCTTCATAAAGGACATGTACTTGTCGACCGATGTGATGCGACTGCCCTTGCCCACTGGGGACTACTTGCTTTCCATAGATTGGATATTTTACGGAATATCTCAGTTCGCCACCAATGTCAGTTTTCAATTCGTTGAGgatttaatgaaataaattggGGATTTGGTCTGATGAGTTTTATTGGTGGAACTCGGTTCAGAATAATTCAGTTTAAGCCTCTGAAAACCCACTTATCATTTACCACTTATCATAAGTGCAACTACTTTTTCGTCAAAAGACGCTTGTGAGAAGCATCCAATAACCCGTCAAAAGCAGGCTTTTGGGTAATAGACCTGTCGCTTTGCCGGCCAACTCCGTGAGCAATCCCGGCCATATGTTAGACATTTATGTCTTGCTTTTCGACACCAGCCAATGGCCCGAATGAACCCAAGGCCCAACCTCCCAAGAATCAAGCCAGCTATTCTCAAGACACTGATAGGAATATttatatagatttttaaaaatctatcTTCTTTAATTGCTAAAAAGTatcatacaaaaaatatcatgtagttttttttaataaaaccactatgttttttgggattttttgtAAAGTGCATGATGCGCCAGCCCACCCCACAGAAAATTCCAACCGCAACTGGCAAACGTTGAAGTTTTGGCCCTCGGCGACTATTATTACCACATTTACGACCCTGCCGTCTGCttcggctgctgttgctggtgctggtggcaTCTTCTTGTGGTGCTGCTGCCACACTGCCACTGCTTTCACTCCGGCAATGGGTGTGTGCCCCTCCAGCCGTGTTCATAAAAATGGCATTGTAATGGGTCTTTGGAGGCGTCACCATCGTTGCCACAGCAGAATCACTGATTGACACTTTTTATGTTTCAACGGCTGCTGCCGGCAAAAGTTCAATGAGTTATGATTCGGAGCCGGTGCCTTTGTATTGGCCATTGTTCCATCTTTAGCCAGTCAATAGAGGGCTTAATGAGCTGCCAGCCAGAGTCATCCTTTGAAAGCGTCCGAGAGAAAGGAGGAGCCGAGCAGGAAATTCATTAGTGAGCCGAGATGGAGAGTCTTTGGGGTGCCATTGCCTGGTACTGGTACCTGTTACATGCAATAATAAATCACATTTGATGCAGttgcaaaaaaatagaaaggcTCTTAAGCTTGCATACAAAATATCCAACATTTTGGTTCCTTCTGGTTAGACtccttttatttaataatttttcctAAGTGTACTCCATGATCGATGCATCATCAGATGTGGCACATTTTGAATGAACTGCCTGAATACAATCAGCAACTGAATCTGAATGTGAAACTGAATCGATGCCCGACTAGACTCATTGTCTGGCCAGCCTGTGAGATGTGATGCGATGCGATTTGCGATGTGTGTGAGATCTGCCAACgccaattttattttcattttcttcctactagtttattttttcagttttcagttgtttttgttattattttcgttttttttttctttatttatttatttttttgcgccACGGCAGGCTGACTGGCGGTGtctaaaaatatcaaagcaGCAGAATCGCAACAACAATGGCCACATAGCCATGGCTAGAAGAAGGCAAAGGCACTCGGCTATAGTACATGTAAAGTAAATGCAAAAATTGTCTGCGTTGTCTTTTGTTGTCTCGCCACAGTCTGCTTATCACAGCAACCCAAACAACCGAAACAGCAACACAAACAGTAAAAGTAGCAACACCACCAATAGTTGTCGCAGCTGCCAACAGCACCAATGAGTCAAGACTACTTTCGCAGCAGTCGCAGCAGCTAATGACTAACACTAGAATGTCAATTAATGTACAAATGTAGGTGATACCCTATATATAAAGCCAAGGAAACCAGGTGCTTTGCTTAGTTTCCCAAAAGTTTGGCCATTTGATAAGCGGAGAAAACCTTAGAAAAAAGTTTCGGTGAAAGTTTGTGGTTTCCAAGAAACAGTGAAAGAAATAGTGATTTGTTgggataatatataatattttaatattcattaataaggtaaacattttaaataaatgtaagtTAAGCCTAAAAGTGGAAAAGTTGTCACagaacaaaatttaaatggaaaataagtCACCATTATCAGGATCAgcttccttaaaaaaaatcttttttttgccttACTTTCCATATTAAACCTTTAAATAATCGATtataaaataaagcaaaaataaagCACTCATTCCGATTCTAGAAACCAAAGTTTAATCGTGTAAAGCAACTGGCCGGCGGGGAAAGTATTCCGTAATGGGCCAAAGGGTGAATATAGTACGtgcatattacgtatacgacacGTGCACCGTTTCACAGACAGTACACGaataaaaaagagaaacaGCAGAGCAAACAGACTGACAATTTTAAAAAGCATGCATATGcatctattttatttatttaattgctacaatttatttataaatgcaGACAGACAGCTCACAGCCTTGGCACGATCACTTGATCGCATCGATCCGTTCGAACCGTTCGTCGATTCATCGATTGATCAATTGGGCCCGGCCAGGCCAGGTGGCTCAAAGTAGCCGCCAAGGAACCgaatgcaaacaaaaataaacaacatttcTACCGCATTATAACCTGCAGACCCAGTAGAGTCGTCTTCCCCCAAAACAAGCCCAAAAGATACGTCAGCACATATTAGATTATcaacataaacaaaaatgttccgTCTCGTCGTCGTATGTGTACACAATAATctctcttgttgttgttggtatttgtccaatttttgcccattttttttgggaatatTCATTGtagcaaaaagaaaaaattaatgtGTATTTCTTTGTATGCCAAAAAATCAAACACAGACAGGAGACGCGGCCAAGTGCCAGTTTTGGGTGAATTGCGGTTTTTTTTCGTTCGGTCTGGCTGGGTGGGTtagaggtggtggtggtgctgcatGCAGGTGGAGGTGGGGCAGGTGTGCTCTTAGTAACCACAGGTAGGTCGCCAGACATTGGCATACGTGAGACCCAGCCAGACAATGTTAATTAGCACTTCATGATAAGTTGTCTCAATTGTTGCCGTCGTCGGCTGTCGGCCTGAAAAGTGCGCAGCGGGGGTGAATGTATGTAGTTTCAGGAGTAGGACCAAGTGCGGCAGGGGGTTATAacaccacacacacaacacataTTCGATTAACAACAACCGGCTAGCCAGCAGCAAAATAACAAATCCGTAGACATGCTAATACATTTGAAGtttctaaatttaaaacaaagcaaCAATGTCTGGctaagaaaaaattgaaattcaaacaaaCTAGCAGACTCGACGACTGCGAGTTACCCATTATTTACTTGCTcattaaaataattgcaacATTTCGGCCATTTGACATTAAATAATTACAAATATCTCAACAAAAGTCACGTACACAAGAATGCATACGAAAAAAAACGGGGaaataaatatagaaattAGGTCAACATTgttttaaatcattaaaaaaaaataataaaataaaaaatagtttacaAATTTGCTTTAATCATCAGgcactataaaaaataaaagtaatttcTACTCGCAGTATCATCAAAAGAATGTCTCATGTGATTcatatcattaaaaataaaacaacgacgaaaataaaataaaataaaataaagacaaataaagctgcataaataaatttaattaacgtGCGGTTGTCAGCACACCAGCAGACCCGCCTCCACACCCCCAGCCACCTCCTAACCCCTCGACGACCGACTGTCTGACACTTTAATTTCTTGGACTTTGCACGGCGGCTCAAGTCGGCAAACAGAAAAACCGCAAAAAAATCGAGTGACAATGAGCTAACCGAGTTTCTAGCTAAACAGCCACAATAAAAAAGCACCAACCAGCCGCCGAATTtaagcaaatatttattagcTCCAAAAGCATATTCATATGCAAATAGGAACTCTGACAACTGGAGTAAAGGggagaataaaatattttttaagataaacaGACAACAATTTAGTTGCAGTTTTCCAATTCTTTTCTTTATAAACAGTATCCGATAGGATCCTTTTAAGGAATATAGTCGAACGCCTGCGCGACTGATAGATTGAAGATTAAGCGATTTATTGAGGAGTTCCTAACATCCTTGACATATATTCCTTAGATGGAAACCTTATCAGCtgtttaaaaactatttttttaatttctaaatttaagtttaatttgaaaatatttaatagaaaaagtTAACCCATATGTTCTTTAGAGATAATAATACATAGtagcttttttttatcaattattTCTTTAAGAAACACTTAAATATAAGATACCTATCCCTAGAACCCTTACCCCTGAAAGccttgtaaaatattttaagactttttacttttgcctattaatatttaaatatttattaagctagtAATCGAATTAAAAACTCTCATAATTTCTAgttaaaaagtaaaatttattaaaaacctgaataaaaattacaaattaaaagCCCACCACCGCCAAACACTTGTTCCTTTTCCGCCGTTCCACCACCAACTCTCCTGCTCTCTCGCTCTCCGGGAACTTAACAGAGAATTCAAGCTTCTGTTAGACTTGCGCCTAATTCGAAATCAAATCAATCTTACCCGTCAGATactaaacaacaacaacatagcATAGCATAGCACAAGCATAGCATCGTTACATCATTACGTCACAGCGTCGCTCGGTAGCAGAGAGATTGTTGTTGTCGAAAACGCTAGTGGGCCGCGGGAGCAGATAGCAAAAAGCCCGTTCCATTTCCATTGGGTTTCCTAAAGTTTACACTGCTCTGTTAAGCTCTGCTGCCGAGAGAGCGGAACGCCAATAAGCTCCACAGGGTGTTCGGAGCGCGAAATAAAATACTGAAATACCAAAAATTCCACGTTCCACGAACATGGTTGCGTGCGAGCGAGAGGTCAGCTGTTGACCTCTCACTTTCACACAGCTTTCGACATGTTGGATGCTTTGCAAATGCGCCAGAATGAGAGGTAAATAGCGGACCTCTCGCTCTGTCGCAACCGCAGAAGATCGAACATGTGGGGCCTGAAAGAGAGATCCGCTACACAGCTCTCACTCGCACGCAACACAGCCCTGTTCGACAGGCCGTTAAATACCAAAATAccagaaaatattgaaataccATGTATATACCGAGATAATACCAGCACAATGGAGGGGTTTATCTCGGTTTTCGGgggtaaatataaattaaatataaaaaatcgCTCGCCGAGTTCGCATCGCTGCCGGTCGACTGTCGGACAAAATACGAAAAGTAGCGACGAAAGAAGAGCTGTcggtgtgtgtatgtgtgctgGTTGAAATCTGGTAGAAATTCGCCTATAACGTGTATCTTTATCTTTCCGACGCGCAATATGATTATAAAGTTACAGTATCTGCGACGATTACCAGTCTTCGCCACTCTCTCCcccaaaaaataacaacaaatgtGAACCCAacaatataataaacacaatcTTCAACTACACACCACAtgcatcaacaacaacaaaaacaacaacaactgtagcaacaacaacaacatcaacacacacacacagccagcGTTCCTGTACTCTCAGCATTCCTAATCGCcgcaatataaaaaaaataaattaaaaaaaaaaaacaaaactaatgcaaaaaaaaataaaagcttgaaattgccaaaaaattaaaagcagcaatgtaaataaaattgtGTTGAATAGAAAAATTTCGCCTCATACGAAAAAAATTATCCAAAAAGTGTCACAAAAAGTGTCTAAAATAGGCGTAAAgtttaatcaaaaatatataaaaaattaggAAATATACAAAAACGCACTCAGAGCCCTTAAAAAGTAGCGGAATTCCTAAATCAATTCTAATCTAAAGTCTAAATTATAGTTAaacaaagtaaacaaatcaaaataaaaataaaaaaaaaaatacaacccACCAAAGGTGAGCAAACCCGAGAACTCAGCTCTCTGCTATATAGAAACCTTTGTAATCGGCTTACAAATCAGTTCTTGGAAGTTCGGGGAGTGAACCTAATATTTTTGAGCCGCACTGTAGGGGCGCTATCTAATTATATGCTATTCATGTTCTATCTAAAATCTGCTCTCTATAAATCGCATTCCGGCGACTTCCTGTCAACACAACCACACTCACTCgccgcaaaaacaaaaaaaaatatagaattcgTTAAAAAATCGGCAAGagaatgaaacaaaaaaaaatccagtcAAAACTGTCCACTGTCCACagaaatgcaataaattttgaaatcaGCTCTGGTATTTTTTACTAGTTCGCACCAGACGCGACATACCATcctgcctcctcctcctcctcccatGCCACCCTACCAGCTATAGATTCTCCGATCCGAGaagaatggaaaaaaaatattaaacatttgtTTTAAAGCACTTTTGAATGCTTTTAAAacccttaaatatttttgtggcTGTCATAAGCAATCATGTAATAAATTAAAGGCTCGAGAGCCAAGGGGGAGGCTAAGATCTAGACAATATattagaaaatattattttggggTGTGTCtcttgtggtttttttttttgaaaattaatatttgGCACAGGAAATTAGGGGTTTAAATAGGATTAAAAAGAcattttctttgctttttaattaaaaaagtgaCATCATAAAAAACGAATTCTTTTCCTGGCTTTAAACTTGAAACCTAGCTTGAGCTAAAAGTTCCCAGAAGAGGTTTATCTTTTCTGGCCTATCTAAGCCACAGGGTCTTTAGCTATATGGGCATAGCCCCAGCGATGGGGTTTCGATAGAAGAGCCCGACGAGAACCAGAACAAACGCCAAGTCAAAGTCGCGTGTAGTAGCCACCATCGCCCCTCCATCGCCACCTCCTGGTAGGCTACCGCTCAGCAGTAGGCAAATCACTTCCGTTCAATGAACCCAGCTCTTCAtcagctctttttttttattttgcttcgGCTTTTTGCCTTGGCtcggcctggcctggcctggtctgggccggcttggcttggcttggcgtTTGCCTTTGCCATTGCTATGCTATTGCCTCTTGGCTATGCCACACGCTCCAAAGAcactcacaaaaaaacacacacaaccaTACAAATGTGGCTGCGTCAGTCTATGCCCATACAGTGGTGGTtgaatttttagaaatttatagaaaattaaaCTACCTAAAtataagaattttaaattaaatagggGAATTAAAATAGTTTCAATCAATGCAAAcctctttttaatttttttataataaaacccaTACCTAGAAAAACCACCTCTATTGTATGACTTCCCATACTAACGcataaaaaatagaagagTTCTCGTCG contains the following coding sequences:
- the LOC108126120 gene encoding uncharacterized protein, translated to MREKHNGFTMWTNAKCISFNQSWVRINQCRLKALKRDMTVFNFNATFLHPTKDIEARFRVFKRENGYKPWLINMKYDCCRFLRRPYDTFGILIYKLYKDFSNINHTCPLHGDILIQGMYLRTDLLNLPMPTGNFLFSTYWYFYEKPQFEVNVSFEFIENLI
- the LOC108126118 gene encoding uncharacterized protein produces the protein MRLVLTILGVITLYALCFRPTDSVVFKMTNVECGSYNKSWVRINTCRLKAVGRNRVLFNFNATFLHPTKNITTHYQLFKRASGYKPWMVNVKIDGCRFMRRPYDAVGILMFNIYKRFSNINHTCPFEGHLFIKDMYLSTDVMRLPLPTGDYLLSIDWIFYGISQFATNVSFQFVEDLMK
- the LOC122321888 gene encoding uncharacterized protein — translated: MLFLHCRVVFQDSTKIRWTNAKCISLNQSWVRINQCRLKAIKRDMTVFNFNATFLHPTKDIEARYRVFKRENGYKPWLINMKYDCCRFLRRPYDTFGIFIYKLYKDFSNINHTCPLHGDILIQGFYLRTDLFKLPMPTGDFLLSTYWYFYGKPQFEVNVSFEFIENLI
- the LOC108126119 gene encoding uncharacterized protein codes for the protein MGRGVEALAVLSLILSIRFCDSVTFKLTNVRCESYNKSWVLINECRLKAINRHRIVFNFNATFIHPTRNIFVFYQMFKRESGYKPWLFKYSIDCCRFLKAPFNPFAIMVYDLYKDFSNVNHTCPLFGDILIRGMYLSTAVKIPPFPTGNYMLSSVWSFYGNPQFGVNISFDFVENLVK